A part of Chloroflexota bacterium genomic DNA contains:
- a CDS encoding DUF885 domain-containing protein, translated as MPDKRLMTHILLLLILIVGLLSGCQQPPDLSPAESVTLEDLLDGLETLSPKDFMEEAYKRLVLRSPQTVTEVGLAGFFDARNAALDSYDLQDLLLTQAFEVELLALARDIDQTKLDEAVQLDLQTFTWYLEDRVALHPYQWRPFPLWNELGSLTDQLVYMLMVQQPFTDESDIEDYLARLEAIGPQVDQIVTYLYEQQAAGVQIPYVLYSEVMEEMGAHRWQVGRKTPFVSVLAVRLYNLEGLSQEDYQTYYGRGGEIADRVILPAFDRLMDALYDLAGSTTEQVGLPYQPDGALYYSLLLHQITTLERSPEEWLELGEGGLAELEVGVRRLAAEAGYDPDETLQEIFRQAKVDQDYALGLDIFVALHNLLIDAEMAMSGAFESEIEKDLVMVPVYQGAFFEPAALDGSRRAAFYAGFTGQDALFDMPTRIYRETFPGRYFQTAVVNELDLPLFRKALHFPAYDQGWTLYAEHLAWEMGMYEDEPNTNLARLQQEMIGTAQVVVDVGLHSLGWDMPTAARYLVEHAGMDRSEANDLVLVQIAQPGQALAVYAGYALIRDLRTQAEAALGANFDLKAFHAAVLNGGSLPLPLLEEQVRKELGY; from the coding sequence ATGCCTGATAAACGGTTGATGACTCATATCCTCCTTCTGCTGATTTTGATTGTAGGGTTACTCTCCGGCTGCCAACAGCCCCCTGATTTGTCCCCGGCGGAATCAGTCACTTTGGAAGATCTGCTGGATGGGCTGGAAACCTTGTCCCCGAAAGATTTCATGGAAGAAGCGTACAAGCGATTGGTGCTGCGCTCCCCGCAGACCGTGACCGAAGTTGGGCTGGCGGGGTTTTTTGATGCCCGCAATGCTGCCTTGGATAGCTATGACCTGCAGGACCTCTTGCTCACTCAAGCTTTTGAAGTTGAACTGCTTGCCCTGGCCCGGGATATTGACCAGACGAAATTGGATGAGGCAGTGCAACTTGATTTGCAAACCTTCACTTGGTACCTGGAAGACCGGGTCGCGCTGCACCCCTACCAATGGCGACCCTTTCCCCTTTGGAATGAGCTGGGTTCACTGACCGACCAGCTGGTGTATATGTTGATGGTGCAGCAGCCCTTTACGGATGAATCAGATATTGAAGATTATCTGGCCCGTCTGGAAGCCATTGGGCCGCAGGTGGATCAGATTGTGACTTATCTCTATGAGCAGCAGGCTGCTGGGGTGCAGATTCCCTATGTGCTTTATTCGGAAGTGATGGAAGAGATGGGCGCACACCGCTGGCAGGTGGGCCGGAAAACACCTTTTGTCAGCGTTCTGGCGGTACGCTTATATAACCTGGAAGGGCTCAGCCAGGAGGACTATCAGACCTATTATGGCCGCGGAGGTGAGATTGCAGATCGGGTGATCCTGCCGGCATTTGACCGTTTAATGGATGCGCTCTATGACCTGGCCGGGTCAACAACGGAACAGGTAGGCCTGCCATACCAGCCGGACGGCGCTCTTTATTATTCCCTTTTGCTTCATCAAATCACAACCCTTGAAAGGAGCCCCGAGGAATGGCTTGAACTTGGGGAGGGCGGACTGGCGGAATTGGAGGTTGGGGTGCGCCGGTTGGCTGCCGAAGCAGGCTATGACCCTGATGAGACCCTGCAGGAGATCTTCCGCCAAGCCAAGGTCGATCAGGATTATGCTTTGGGGTTGGATATCTTTGTAGCATTGCATAACCTATTGATTGACGCGGAAATGGCGATGTCGGGGGCTTTTGAAAGTGAGATCGAGAAAGACCTGGTGATGGTACCGGTATATCAGGGGGCGTTCTTTGAGCCTGCCGCACTGGATGGTTCCCGCCGGGCGGCCTTTTATGCGGGGTTCACCGGGCAGGATGCACTATTTGATATGCCAACCCGGATTTATCGGGAGACTTTTCCCGGCCGCTATTTCCAAACCGCGGTGGTGAACGAGTTGGATTTGCCGCTTTTTCGCAAGGCGCTTCACTTTCCGGCTTATGACCAGGGCTGGACCCTCTATGCCGAACACCTGGCCTGGGAAATGGGGATGTATGAGGATGAGCCCAATACCAACCTGGCCCGCCTTCAACAAGAGATGATTGGCACTGCTCAGGTGGTGGTGGATGTCGGTTTGCATTCTCTTGGGTGGGATATGCCCACGGCCGCGCGTTACTTGGTGGAACATGCTGGAATGGATCGTTCAGAGGCGAATGATCTGGTCCTGGTGCAGATCGCCCAGCCCGGCCAGGCTTTGGCGGTCTATGCCGGGTATGCTCTCATTCGAGATTTGCGAACCCAGGCTGAAGCAGCGTTGGGAGCGAATTTTGACCTGAAAGCTTTCCATGCAGCCGTGCTTAATGGCGGCAGTTTACCGCTGCCGCTGTTGGAAGAACAGGTGCGGAAAGAACTTGGTTATTGA
- a CDS encoding DUF2179 domain-containing protein, with translation MEILSSPAAWMTAFGIFAARLVNMAIDTLRFMFTLRGKSFISWILGFIESVLFVVVIGSVLTNMENPLNVIGYAAGFATGNVVGMWIEKRLAIGFSHFTIISQDHSTQIADVLRSQGYGVTEIPARGRESSFMMIDCSVRRKEADEVEALVLESDPEAYITVEEVTPRRSGVFRQ, from the coding sequence ATGGAAATTTTATCTTCACCTGCCGCCTGGATGACGGCCTTTGGCATTTTTGCTGCCCGGCTGGTCAACATGGCAATTGACACGCTGCGCTTCATGTTCACCCTGCGCGGGAAGAGCTTTATCTCCTGGATTTTGGGCTTCATTGAGAGCGTGCTGTTTGTAGTGGTCATTGGGTCAGTTCTGACCAATATGGAGAACCCCCTGAACGTGATCGGCTATGCCGCCGGTTTTGCTACCGGTAATGTGGTGGGCATGTGGATCGAGAAACGCCTGGCAATTGGTTTCAGCCATTTTACGATCATCAGCCAGGACCACAGCACCCAGATCGCCGATGTGCTGCGTTCTCAGGGGTATGGCGTGACAGAAATTCCCGCTCGCGGCCGCGAATCCAGCTTTATGATGATTGATTGCTCCGTGCGCCGCAAGGAAGCCGATGAGGTGGAGGCGCTGGTGCTGGAAAGTGACCCGGAGGCCTACATCACGGTTGAGGAAGTGACTCCTCGCCGGAGTGGTGTTTTCCGGCAATAA
- a CDS encoding alpha/beta hydrolase — protein sequence MPKFIYQGRQLFYRRQGNGPLLVILPGNTASSICHQAELDFFAGSFTSVALDYLGTGRSDRISQMPDDWFADCADQAAALIEHLALGSAILLGTSGGAVVALNCAAMHPEKVRAVVADSFTPVFTPQMLQQNVIEERSQPTKEQSGFWQYAQGEDWQSVVEADTQMLINLVNNGGQWLGKSLARVSCPVLLTFSLEDQMLIEPVKCGFEILSQLADGRIFFSPKGGHPLMWSAPEEFSQATQGFLGQFL from the coding sequence ATGCCGAAATTTATTTATCAGGGAAGACAACTCTTCTATCGCCGCCAGGGAAATGGCCCCCTGTTGGTCATCCTGCCGGGCAACACGGCGTCTTCCATCTGCCACCAGGCCGAACTGGACTTTTTCGCCGGTTCGTTCACGTCTGTGGCACTGGACTATTTGGGAACGGGCCGCTCAGATCGAATATCGCAAATGCCGGATGATTGGTTCGCAGATTGCGCTGACCAGGCCGCTGCATTGATCGAACATCTGGCCCTCGGCTCAGCCATCCTGCTGGGAACGAGCGGCGGCGCAGTGGTTGCCCTGAACTGTGCAGCCATGCACCCTGAAAAAGTCCGCGCGGTGGTGGCTGACTCGTTTACCCCGGTTTTCACCCCCCAAATGCTGCAGCAAAACGTCATTGAGGAACGGTCTCAGCCCACAAAAGAACAATCGGGTTTTTGGCAATATGCGCAGGGCGAGGATTGGCAGTCAGTGGTTGAAGCGGACACGCAGATGTTGATCAACTTGGTAAATAATGGCGGTCAATGGTTGGGGAAATCGCTCGCAAGAGTCAGCTGCCCGGTCCTGCTCACCTTCAGCCTGGAAGATCAAATGCTGATTGAACCGGTGAAATGTGGCTTTGAGATCCTGAGCCAGTTAGCGGATGGCCGGATCTTCTTTAGCCCAAAGGGCGGACATCCCCTGATGTGGAGCGCGCCGGAAGAGTTCAGTCAGGCCACGCAAGGGTTCCTCGGTCAGTTTTTATAA
- the glgP gene encoding alpha-glucan family phosphorylase: MVDIIKERPVKFNLPRRLKRLGDLAFNLWWVWHPEAQRLFKDIDGLLWEDTYHNPVAFLRDVERSRLNAMTDDRYFLDKYDRVVREFDRYMNEKDTWFTQTYPEMKDDLVAYFSFEFGLHESLMVYAGGLGILSGDHLKESSDLGIPLVGVGFVYTYGYFSQRISEDGWQHADNVPIDFDSLPLIRLMDENGEPLKISIDLPGRKVFARIYQLNVGRVKLYLLHTNIPENDPNDRQLTDRLYISDLELRISQEILLGMGGVRALRALGYEPTAWHMNEGHSAFLTLERAMEYVEKGSSFEEAISLIRKTNIFTTHTPVPAGNDEFPLWLIDKYFANIWPELDITREDFIGLAKVQQSWGGDAFSMPELALKLSEFRNGVSELHGEVARKMWNYLWPDKKPDQVPIGSITNGIHTETWLARQMGLLFSRYMGSDWADHIDDPNMWAKVENIPDDEFWIVRRHLKRKLVAFAINRARGQWQTAQRHPVQTVASGVLLDPYALTIGFARRFATYKRADLILHDYDRLLKIVTNERRPVQFVFAGKAHPADEPGKQMIQRVYQAVKDARFGGRLAFLEDYDMNIARYMVQGVDVWLNNPRKPREASGTSGMKAALNGVLNFSILDGWWCEGYNGHNGWAISEKTPDAATPEEQDKLDAASLYDILENEIVPLYYDQRSADDLPADWIAHMKENIRTLAGQFSTRRMLKEYMTDMYEPALLNGIDERSQGE; this comes from the coding sequence ATGGTAGATATTATTAAAGAACGCCCCGTGAAATTTAACCTGCCCCGCCGCCTCAAACGGTTAGGCGATTTGGCATTCAACCTATGGTGGGTTTGGCATCCGGAGGCCCAGCGGCTCTTCAAGGATATTGATGGACTTCTTTGGGAAGATACCTATCACAACCCCGTGGCTTTCCTGCGGGATGTGGAGCGGTCCCGGCTGAATGCTATGACCGATGATCGGTATTTCCTGGATAAATATGACCGGGTAGTGCGTGAATTTGACCGCTATATGAACGAGAAAGACACCTGGTTCACCCAGACCTATCCGGAAATGAAGGATGACCTGGTGGCCTATTTCTCATTTGAGTTTGGCCTGCATGAATCCCTGATGGTTTATGCCGGTGGCCTGGGCATTCTTTCCGGTGACCACTTGAAAGAATCCAGCGACCTGGGGATCCCCCTGGTGGGCGTTGGTTTTGTTTATACCTACGGCTATTTCTCCCAGCGCATCAGTGAAGATGGCTGGCAGCATGCGGATAATGTTCCGATTGATTTTGATTCCCTCCCGCTGATCCGTCTGATGGATGAGAACGGCGAGCCGCTCAAAATCTCGATTGATCTACCCGGGCGCAAAGTTTTTGCCCGGATCTATCAGTTGAATGTTGGCCGGGTTAAGCTTTATTTGTTGCATACCAATATTCCCGAGAACGATCCCAATGACCGCCAACTGACCGATCGGCTGTATATCAGCGATTTGGAACTGCGCATTTCTCAGGAGATCCTGCTGGGGATGGGCGGCGTACGTGCCCTGCGGGCATTGGGCTATGAACCCACTGCCTGGCACATGAATGAAGGCCATTCCGCTTTCCTGACTCTGGAACGCGCGATGGAATATGTGGAGAAAGGCTCCTCCTTTGAGGAGGCCATTTCTTTGATCCGCAAAACCAATATCTTCACCACGCATACCCCTGTGCCGGCGGGCAATGATGAATTCCCACTTTGGCTGATTGATAAATACTTTGCGAATATTTGGCCTGAATTGGACATCACCCGTGAAGATTTTATCGGTCTTGCCAAAGTCCAGCAATCCTGGGGCGGCGACGCTTTCAGTATGCCAGAGCTGGCTTTGAAACTCTCCGAATTCCGAAACGGCGTTTCGGAATTACATGGTGAGGTGGCCCGCAAGATGTGGAATTACCTCTGGCCCGATAAGAAGCCGGATCAGGTGCCGATTGGTTCGATCACTAACGGTATCCACACGGAAACCTGGCTGGCTCGTCAGATGGGGCTGTTGTTCTCCCGCTATATGGGCTCCGATTGGGCGGATCATATTGATGACCCCAACATGTGGGCCAAGGTTGAGAATATCCCCGACGATGAGTTTTGGATCGTTCGGCGGCACCTGAAACGAAAACTGGTCGCTTTCGCGATCAACCGGGCGCGCGGCCAATGGCAGACCGCTCAGCGGCATCCTGTTCAGACAGTGGCTAGCGGTGTCTTACTGGACCCCTATGCGCTGACGATCGGTTTTGCCCGGCGCTTTGCGACCTATAAACGGGCTGACCTGATCCTGCATGATTACGATCGCCTGCTCAAGATCGTGACCAATGAACGCCGACCCGTGCAGTTTGTCTTTGCCGGTAAGGCCCATCCTGCCGATGAACCCGGCAAGCAGATGATTCAGCGTGTCTACCAGGCAGTCAAGGATGCCCGTTTTGGCGGGCGGCTGGCTTTTCTGGAAGATTATGACATGAACATCGCCCGCTATATGGTGCAGGGCGTGGATGTCTGGCTGAACAACCCCCGCAAACCCCGGGAAGCCTCCGGTACCTCGGGCATGAAAGCTGCCTTGAATGGTGTGCTGAATTTCTCGATCCTGGATGGCTGGTGGTGCGAGGGCTATAATGGCCACAATGGCTGGGCGATCAGTGAGAAGACGCCCGATGCAGCGACCCCCGAAGAACAAGATAAACTGGACGCGGCCAGCCTCTATGACATTTTGGAAAATGAGATTGTCCCGCTCTATTATGATCAGCGATCAGCTGATGACCTACCGGCGGACTGGATTGCCCACATGAAGGAAAATATTCGCACATTGGCCGGTCAATTCAGCACTCGGCGGATGCTTAAGGAATACATGACCGATATGTATGAGCCAGCCCTCCTGAACGGGATTGATGAACGCAGTCAGGGCGAGTAA
- a CDS encoding alpha/beta hydrolase, whose amino-acid sequence MKKEKIIQAARSKAFGIFEDAECDFIFRRTLEYMGVGAAEIGECLYVARRINTKDGESWISEWTNLAQRVEEQGDLSLEKGNVVSARESYLRASNYYRNAEYSTPPNDPRFDSLWKSSQMAFHKACPLFETEIKIIEVPFEGTMLPGYFWQPDSTGTKRPTLFSIGGNDSSGEEVFFANGFSAVQHGYNFFTFEFPGHRGAIHVNRDLIKRANYEEPFKNAFDLLVQLPGVDERIGLTGFSFGGYVSSQVATREKRVAALIPNSPIIDSYSVTMAFWGGIMKKIPLKWIAKLTEMKMKDKPVIKAFKDYTDLTGGVYQTKMSIQEKFDHNIDFLKSMNIVGDLDKITCPVLALVSDGDGKILIDQANQFIKGVSSKDKTLYQFSLAKDGSDEHCQLDNRSRGNQVMFDWLNRIFSYTN is encoded by the coding sequence ATGAAGAAAGAAAAAATAATTCAAGCTGCAAGAAGTAAAGCCTTTGGCATCTTTGAAGATGCAGAATGTGACTTCATTTTTAGGCGAACATTGGAATATATGGGTGTTGGCGCTGCTGAAATTGGAGAGTGTCTCTACGTTGCAAGACGCATCAACACGAAAGATGGTGAAAGTTGGATTAGCGAGTGGACCAACCTTGCTCAACGGGTTGAAGAGCAAGGGGATTTGTCACTAGAAAAAGGAAACGTTGTCAGCGCTCGAGAATCATACTTGCGAGCATCGAATTATTATCGCAATGCTGAATATAGTACGCCTCCGAATGATCCAAGATTTGACAGTCTCTGGAAATCAAGTCAGATGGCATTTCATAAGGCCTGTCCTTTATTCGAAACCGAAATCAAAATTATCGAAGTGCCGTTTGAAGGCACGATGCTGCCCGGGTATTTTTGGCAACCCGATTCGACAGGAACCAAACGTCCAACTTTATTTTCTATTGGCGGAAACGATTCGTCTGGTGAGGAAGTATTCTTTGCAAATGGCTTTTCAGCTGTTCAACATGGATATAACTTTTTCACATTTGAGTTTCCAGGCCACCGTGGGGCCATTCATGTTAATCGAGATCTGATCAAACGGGCTAACTATGAAGAACCCTTCAAGAATGCTTTTGACCTTCTTGTACAGCTCCCCGGTGTTGATGAACGGATTGGGCTAACGGGTTTCAGTTTTGGAGGATATGTTTCAAGTCAAGTGGCTACCAGGGAAAAACGGGTTGCAGCGCTGATTCCGAATAGCCCTATTATTGACTCCTACAGCGTCACAATGGCCTTTTGGGGAGGAATCATGAAAAAGATTCCCTTGAAATGGATTGCAAAATTAACTGAAATGAAAATGAAAGATAAGCCAGTCATAAAGGCTTTCAAGGATTATACGGATCTTACCGGCGGTGTTTATCAAACAAAAATGTCAATTCAGGAAAAGTTTGATCACAATATTGATTTTCTAAAATCGATGAACATCGTTGGTGATCTGGATAAAATCACTTGCCCGGTTCTGGCCTTAGTTTCCGATGGCGATGGAAAAATTCTAATTGATCAAGCGAATCAATTCATTAAAGGCGTTTCTTCCAAGGATAAAACATTGTATCAATTTTCATTGGCTAAAGATGGCTCTGATGAGCATTGTCAATTGGATAATCGCTCTCGAGGTAATCAGGTTATGTTTGATTGGTTAAATAGGATCTTTTCCTATACAAACTGA
- a CDS encoding ATP-binding protein, whose translation MSGKSDKFFLGKNYNLQKSEMGENQVFYDPDDLTTHAVITGMTGSGKTGLAVLMLEEAVLQGIPAIVVDPKGDLTNLLLHFPDLLPSDFQPWVDQDAARRDGVTVEAAAEKAASLWKNGLESYGLGKPDIEALRDTVDFAIYTPGSDAGLPVSIMASLSAPPIPWEGNKEILREKISSTVTAILGLVGLKDIDPVRAREHILLANIFEAAWKVGKDLDMATLITHVQSPTFDKLGVFPLEQFYPEKDRFELAMLLNNFLAAPAFQTWLEGQPLDIEAFLFNADGKPRHSVFYLAHLSDEERMFFITLLYTSIESWMRTQKGSSGLRALVYFDEIAGYLPPVANPPSKGIILRMLKQARAFGVGLMVATQNPVDLDYKALSNAGTWIIGKLQTDQDKNRLLDGLEGAAPGMDRKAFDKMISLIDKRVFLLHNVHEDAPEVFHTRWAMNYLPGPLTRSQLPALNALVGAGKASAKTQPSEKKTKTKSQKRTSLGQDVPPAVPGSIPEYYFPIGRGPVEALKAAGRSTEGEVPNPKTLYRAALMGQARVAYVDRKYNLSEEIVYTARIDELKRKGLVRWENFIAAPVDPDDFSGTATPGALYDTLDNLTLDDSSFVKGLEADFTDWIYRTQTLTIRQNEALDVFAGPGVSEAEFNKMCADAVEDKKQEAIDAIKDKYEAKLDKLELKLKKETLELEEDKQELGHRRLEEVGKGVENALKLFSGRSSSISTSLTKRRMTSKAKADLEASEMDVKNVEAEIAAMQEDMTEELQDLEANWADVADKVIEVPVSPYKKNIFVEVFGVVWLPFYAFEEGDSWETVPAFEWEEAE comes from the coding sequence ATGTCCGGTAAATCCGATAAATTTTTCCTTGGTAAAAACTACAACCTGCAAAAAAGTGAAATGGGAGAGAACCAGGTTTTTTATGACCCGGATGACCTGACCACCCATGCCGTGATCACCGGTATGACCGGCTCCGGCAAAACCGGTCTTGCAGTGCTCATGCTGGAAGAAGCCGTCCTGCAGGGTATCCCGGCCATCGTTGTGGACCCCAAAGGCGACCTGACCAACCTCCTGCTGCACTTCCCGGATTTGCTGCCTTCCGATTTTCAGCCCTGGGTGGATCAGGACGCGGCCCGTCGGGATGGCGTGACAGTGGAAGCAGCCGCGGAAAAAGCCGCCTCGCTCTGGAAGAACGGTCTGGAATCTTATGGATTGGGCAAGCCTGATATTGAAGCTCTGCGGGATACAGTTGATTTTGCAATTTATACCCCCGGCTCGGATGCTGGGCTGCCGGTCAGCATTATGGCTTCGCTTTCCGCCCCGCCAATTCCCTGGGAAGGAAATAAGGAAATCCTGCGCGAGAAGATTTCCAGTACTGTGACCGCGATTTTAGGACTGGTGGGTTTGAAGGATATTGACCCCGTGCGCGCTCGGGAACATATTCTGCTGGCGAATATCTTTGAGGCAGCCTGGAAAGTCGGCAAAGACCTCGATATGGCCACGCTGATCACCCATGTGCAATCCCCAACTTTTGATAAATTGGGCGTCTTCCCGCTGGAGCAGTTCTATCCTGAGAAGGACCGCTTCGAGCTGGCTATGCTGTTAAATAACTTCCTGGCCGCCCCCGCATTTCAAACCTGGCTGGAAGGGCAGCCCCTGGATATTGAAGCCTTTCTCTTCAACGCGGATGGCAAACCGCGGCACAGCGTTTTCTATCTTGCGCACCTCAGTGATGAGGAGCGGATGTTCTTCATCACGCTGCTCTATACCAGCATCGAATCCTGGATGCGCACCCAGAAGGGCTCCAGCGGACTGCGCGCTCTGGTCTACTTTGATGAGATTGCGGGCTATTTGCCGCCAGTGGCGAACCCGCCCAGCAAGGGTATCATCCTGCGTATGCTCAAGCAGGCCCGCGCCTTTGGCGTGGGGTTGATGGTTGCCACCCAAAACCCGGTGGACCTGGATTACAAGGCGCTTTCCAATGCCGGCACCTGGATCATTGGCAAGCTTCAAACCGATCAGGACAAGAACCGCCTGTTGGACGGTTTGGAAGGGGCCGCGCCGGGCATGGACCGCAAGGCCTTTGACAAGATGATCTCGCTGATTGATAAGCGGGTCTTCCTGCTGCATAACGTGCACGAGGATGCGCCCGAGGTGTTCCATACCCGCTGGGCGATGAACTATCTGCCCGGCCCGCTGACCCGCTCGCAGCTTCCGGCACTGAATGCTCTGGTTGGTGCGGGGAAAGCCAGCGCGAAAACACAGCCGTCGGAAAAGAAGACAAAGACGAAGAGCCAGAAGCGGACCAGCCTGGGACAGGATGTCCCCCCGGCAGTCCCTGGCTCGATCCCGGAATATTACTTCCCGATTGGCCGCGGTCCCGTGGAGGCACTGAAAGCCGCCGGGCGTTCAACTGAGGGTGAGGTTCCTAACCCGAAGACACTCTACCGAGCTGCTCTGATGGGACAGGCGCGGGTGGCTTATGTGGATCGGAAATATAACCTCAGTGAGGAGATCGTCTACACCGCCCGGATTGATGAACTGAAACGCAAGGGGCTGGTGCGTTGGGAGAACTTTATCGCTGCCCCCGTTGACCCGGATGACTTCTCGGGCACGGCTACCCCCGGTGCGCTCTATGACACACTTGATAACCTAACGCTGGATGACAGCAGCTTTGTGAAGGGGCTTGAAGCGGACTTCACCGATTGGATCTATCGCACCCAAACACTGACCATCCGCCAAAACGAAGCCCTTGATGTGTTTGCCGGGCCAGGCGTCTCTGAAGCGGAATTTAATAAGATGTGCGCCGATGCGGTGGAAGATAAGAAGCAGGAAGCGATTGACGCTATCAAGGATAAATATGAGGCGAAGCTGGATAAGCTGGAATTGAAATTGAAGAAGGAAACCCTTGAGTTGGAAGAGGATAAGCAGGAACTCGGTCACCGCCGACTGGAAGAGGTGGGCAAGGGTGTTGAAAATGCCCTCAAGTTGTTCAGCGGTCGCAGCAGCAGCATTTCCACCTCGCTGACCAAGCGCCGGATGACCAGCAAGGCCAAAGCTGATCTGGAAGCCAGTGAAATGGACGTCAAAAATGTGGAAGCCGAAATAGCCGCCATGCAAGAGGACATGACTGAAGAACTGCAGGACCTTGAAGCCAACTGGGCAGATGTTGCGGATAAGGTGATTGAAGTGCCGGTCTCGCCCTATAAGAAGAACATTTTTGTGGAAGTCTTCGGTGTGGTCTGGCTGCCCTTCTATGCTTTTGAAGAAGGCGACAGCTGGGAGACCGTCCCGGCTTTTGAATGGGAAGAAGCGGAATAA
- a CDS encoding HAD family hydrolase: MTLNMIAFDADDTLWHGEVHYTEAQTELRSILAPWSTPAEIDRLMDKIEMQNLPLYGYGVKAFTLSMMEAAVALTNGEIKGNEIGQILALGRQMLEAEVRLCPNVGQTLQTLSQTHRLIVITKGDLLDQTEKVERSGLARYFSAVEVVNKKTPEIYQAILDRYQVAPQHFLMIGNSLPSDIIPVLALGGTAVHIPADTTWAHEMVDDFDSSQPGFYELEGLAQLPDLIYNHLSHKPEG, from the coding sequence ATGACATTGAATATGATTGCCTTTGACGCTGACGACACCCTCTGGCATGGCGAGGTGCATTACACTGAGGCCCAGACGGAGTTGCGGAGCATTTTAGCGCCCTGGAGTACCCCCGCTGAGATCGATCGGCTGATGGACAAGATCGAGATGCAGAACCTGCCCCTCTATGGTTATGGGGTTAAGGCCTTCACCCTTTCCATGATGGAAGCGGCCGTCGCCCTCACCAATGGTGAGATCAAGGGCAATGAAATCGGTCAGATCCTTGCCCTGGGCCGCCAGATGCTGGAGGCCGAAGTACGGTTGTGTCCCAATGTCGGCCAGACCCTGCAAACGCTTTCGCAAACTCACCGCCTGATCGTGATCACCAAAGGGGACCTGCTGGACCAAACCGAGAAGGTCGAACGTTCCGGCCTGGCGCGCTATTTCTCAGCGGTTGAGGTCGTTAATAAGAAAACGCCGGAGATCTATCAGGCCATCCTCGACCGTTACCAGGTTGCCCCGCAGCACTTCCTGATGATCGGCAACTCCCTGCCCTCAGATATCATCCCTGTGCTGGCCCTCGGCGGCACGGCTGTCCACATCCCCGCGGATACCACCTGGGCGCATGAGATGGTCGACGACTTTGATAGCAGCCAACCAGGCTTCTACGAACTGGAAGGCCTCGCCCAACTGCCCGACCTGATCTACAACCACCTGTCCCATAAACCTGAAGGGTAA
- a CDS encoding OsmC family protein — MIKRTSKAVWQGDLKAGKGKVALGSGAFEGQYSFTSRFEEGTGTNPEELIAAAHAGCFSMALSADLSKAGFTVDEVKTEAVISMDKVDGGFKIISSKLITKAKVPGISEAEFIKFAEGAKANCPVSKALGAIDLELDATLVK; from the coding sequence ATGATTAAAAGAACATCCAAAGCCGTTTGGCAAGGCGATTTGAAAGCTGGTAAGGGCAAGGTTGCCCTGGGCAGCGGTGCCTTTGAAGGCCAATATTCATTCACCTCCCGTTTTGAGGAAGGTACAGGAACCAATCCTGAGGAGTTGATCGCAGCAGCGCATGCTGGCTGTTTCTCAATGGCACTGAGCGCGGATTTGAGCAAGGCAGGCTTCACGGTGGATGAGGTCAAGACAGAAGCGGTCATCTCGATGGATAAGGTGGATGGCGGTTTCAAGATCATCAGCAGCAAGTTGATCACCAAGGCCAAGGTCCCGGGGATTTCCGAGGCTGAATTCATCAAATTTGCCGAAGGCGCCAAAGCAAACTGCCCGGTTTCAAAAGCCCTGGGTGCCATTGACCTTGAACTGGATGCCACTCTGGTGAAGTAA